The DNA segment TTAAATACGCAGGATATCTTTGTTCCTTTGCGAGATAACGGTAATATATCATCGTTTTCAGCTTCGCGGTGGACTGAAGCTACAAAAACTACTGCAAAATTACCACGATTAAGTACCCAGGAAAATCTGAACAATTACAAAAATAATGATATATGGATAGTAAATGGCTCTTTTCTAAAACTTAGAAATGCAGAGTTTTATTACAATCTGCCTGAAGATATTGCTTCTAAATTGAAAGTGGGAAGTTGTAGATTTTATATCAGAGGTAATAATTTACTCTCGTTTGATAGCATTGGTATGATGGATCCTGAATATTTGGGAAGAGGTTATCCTACCTTACGTTCTTATTTGGCGGGTGTGAAAATCAGTTTTTAATCAGGAAGACATATTTTAATAATACAAATTTGTAACATGATGAGAATTAATATCAAACATATATTATTGGGTTTTATCTGTTCCCTTTGTCTGGTGGGATGTGATTTTCTTGATTATGAAGAGAATTCATACTTGATAGAGGAAGATGTTTTTACGGATTTTAGTAGAACAAAAAACTTTTTGACCGACATATATGGTCGTTTACCTGTAGACTTTGGTACTATTGATGGTGCCATTCGTGGAGCAGGAGTTGATGAGGCAGAACATTTGTACACCACATCAGGTGTACAAAAATATAATGATGGTTCATGGTCCGCTATCAATGTTGTAGACAGTCGTTGGAGTGAATATTATGGAGCCATAAGAGCGGCTAATAAATTTTTAATAAATATCCAAGGCCAGGAATTTGAAGAGGAAAAGTACAATGATGGATATCCCGAAATGATGAAGCAATTTAATAACTATCCATTTGAAGCCCGTTTTCTTCGTGCATTTTTTTATTTTGAGTTGGTTAAACGTTATGGAGATATCCCTTTATATGACGATGTGTTAACAGAAGAAGAAGCTAATCAAATAGGAAAATCATCGTTTGATGACGTGATTGACTTTATTGTTTCGGAATGTACTGATGTTGCCGAAGTGTTGCCTGAGAACTATAGTTCTATGCCCAATGGAGAAACAGGCAGGGCCACAAAGGGTGCTGCTTTGGCACTGAAAGCTAGAGCTTTGTTGTATGCAGCAAGTCCTTTACATAACCAAAATAATGATTTGAGTAAATGGAAAGAGGCAGCTAAAGCAGCCAAAGAAGTGCTGGATATGAGTTATGAACTTGAGCCTAGCTATGCTGGTGTTGTAAACAACAGATCAAGTAAAGAGCTTATCTTTGAACGCAGACAAGGTAATTCTCGTTCTTTTGAGGTTAATAATTTTCCAATTGGTGTACAAGGAGGAAAAACCTCTACGTGCCCAACGCAAAATCTAGTGGATGCCTACGAAATGTTAAATGGTGATGTATTCGATTGGAGCAATCCATTACATGCTAACTCACCCTATGCAAATCGCGACCCTAGATTGACACAAACGATATTGTATAATGGTAGTATCTGGAAAGGAAAATCGATTCAGACCTTTAAAGGAGGATTGAATGCACCTCCATTAACGAATGCCACTGTTACTGGTTATTACCTCAAAAAATACCTCATTGAGAGTATCGATATTCCTCCACATGTTACCCCGACAAACAAAGAGCATGTATGGGTTATATTCCGTTTGGGAGAGATGTATTTGAATTATGCCGAAGCCATGAACGAAGCTTATGGGAGTCCGGAATTGGATCCAGATAGTTATGGAATGACAGCTCTTGCAGCTGTTAATGCAATACGAGAGAGGGCAATGATGCCTGATTTCCCTGCAGGGATGTCTCAGGAAGAGTTTCGCACGCGCTTGCGAAATGAACGACGTGTAGAGCTGGCCTTTGAAGATCATCGATTCTGGGATGTTCGTCGTTGGAAAGTGGGAGAGGAAACAAAAGATATTTATGGTGTCGAGATTGAACAAGATAATTATGGTATTAAAACTTACACTAAGGTATTGATAGAGAGTAGGATATTTGATGACCAAATGAATCTTTATCCCATACCGCAGCAAGAACTGTTTGTTAATCCCAAATTATTGCCGCAAAATGCTGGTTGGGAGTAAAATACTTATTTCAAAAAATCATAAAAAAATGAAACAATTACTCATTATTATAAATGCCATGTTATGGCTTGTCTTTGTTAGTTGTGAAGATACTTTTGTTACAGGAAGCGATGCGTTTACTTTTAACGAAGAGTTGGTGGCGGTGTCCGATACAGCAACACCACAGTTGATTATAACAGAAAAAAAAGGAGTTTGTATTACTAAAAAAAATGCAAAATGGCCTATTCGGGTATCTATGTTTAAACCATTTTGGCACTATAGCTGGGGAAATGAGATTACCGAGTATGACGTAGAAGGTGTAGAATTTGTTCCTATGTTTTGGGGAGGCAATGTATCACAAACCGGTATTGATAGAATGTTGAGTTATAAGCAGGACGGTTTAATTCAATACGTCTTAGGTTTCAACGAACCGGATAGTAAAGAACAAAGTAATGTCTCTGTCGATAAGGCCTTAGAGACATGGCCATTACTTGAAAGTATTGGTTTGCCTCTCGGGAGTCCGGCAACAGTTAACCCTGAAAATGATTGGATGCAAGAATTTATGACACGAAGTGGACAGTTAGGTTACCGTGTGGATTTTGTATGTGTGCATAATTATGGAGGTATTAATGCCCAGACGCTATTGGATAAATTGGAACGTGTATACAACCTTTATGGTAAACCTATATGGATTACTGAATTTGCCGTGGCAGATTGGGGGGGCGGCTTCACCAGAAGAAAATAAATACACAGCTTCTCAAGTACTTGATTTTATGAAAATAGTTCTGCCGGAGCTGGAAAAACGAGATTATATTCATCGTTACTCCTGGTTTTCATTTGGTTTAAACAGTGCCCCAGGTACCTGCAGTGCCCTTTTTGATTCAGACGGTAATTATACTGAGTTAGGACAATACTATGCCAATTTTACGGCTAACGAAGAGTGTGGTGAAGGTGTTGAAGTACCCCCGCTTGCGCCAGTTGGAGATAATCTGCTGATTAATGGAGATTTTGAAACGGGTGATTTAACTGGTTGGTCCACTGTAGGTGATGTAAAAGGAGAGAGCACGTATCAAATTAATGGTACTGCATCGGTTCGTATGACAGGTAATAGTGCTTCTGATCGTCAGCTTTCACAGAAAATTACTTTGGAAGGAGGTAAATCTTATGCGCTTACTTTCACTGGTCGAATACATAACGGCCATGGTGCAGAGGGAATTAAAGTTAATGATAACGGAGGAGAGCTCTATGCCAAAATAAAAATAGGGGAAGGTAAAGCTACCACGCTTATTACGCTGACAGAGGATGTTGCTACTACGAAGACCGTAAATTTTGAAGTGCCTGAAGAAGAAATTGAGGTTACGGTCATCTTTATGAAAAACAAGGATATTGCTTATGTTGATGATGTGGAAGTAATACTTCTTGATAATTAATTAGATATAATGTTTGACTCACCTTTATTTATGATAATTAAAGGTGAGTCTATGTTTTTGATATTCTATTTCTTTCTTGCACTTATAAGGTAAAAGATGTGAACCCTTGTATGATATGTTCTCAATAAAGTATCACTAGTGATCGACTAATAATGTATTAAATTAATAATGTGCACTATAATGGTTTGCATCAATAACTTCTCTGTATTTATCAATAATTTTCTTAAAATCTTCCCAGGTATTTCTTTTGAGATTAGGGTTTCTTAATAGTGCAGAAGGGTGAAATACTGGCATCACTAAATGAGTGTTCCATTCCATCCAGGTTCCTCTAAGCTTTGTTATTTTTAAGTCTGGATTGTTGAACAAGTGCTTTAGCGCAGTAGCTCCTAGTGGAATAATAATTTTAGGGTTGACTATGTTTATTTGCTCAAGTAATAACGGAAAACATTTCTTCACTTCTTCATCAGTAGGAATCCGATTGTCGGGAGGACGGCATTTTACAATGTTGCTGATAAAAATATGATGCTCACGTGTAAAACCACAGGCCTCAAAAATCTTATCCAATAATTGGCCTGATTTGCCTACAAATGGTCTTCCTATTCTATCTTCATCTGCACCCGGAGCTTCACCAATCACCATTATTTCTGCATTATAATTCCCTTCTCCCCATATGGCATGGTTGCGGGTTTTATGTAATTTGCATGCTTTGCAGTTGATTATTTTTTCTTTTAGCGTTTCCATTCATTAAAGATTTAATATGCTAAATTAAAAAGAGGGTGGTGATATTCAAAACAATTCACGTTTTTTTATGGTTCCGACAGTTCTCTTATTGATTCCAAGCGATGAAAATTATGATCGGAAAAATAATTGTAACCCGATACTTCTGTTTGTTGCGTTGATAGGTGATTATTTCTTACTAAATCTATTTTCGAAAACGCTTTCGACGAATGTAATCGTTTACGAAATTGTTTTTTCTTGTTATAGTAGGCTTAACTACTAGCTATAATTTACATTTGTAAGGAATTCAGACAAAATAATAAACTATTATATGGCATTTAAAGATTTAATAGTATTTTTTTTATATATCCTTGGAAATGTAGGAATCAGTATTTTTTTAGGAAAAAAAATAAAAGATTCGGATGATTTCTTTGCTGCAGGCCGTCAATCATCATGGTGGCTAAGTGGCTTGTCAGCTTTTATGACCATGTTTTCTGCAGGCACTTTTGTGGTCTGGGGAGGAATAGCTTTTAAAGCTGGATTTGTTGCCGTAACCATCTCCATGTGTTTGGGGATAAGTGCCATGTTTGTGGGATATTACCTGGCAGGAAAATGGCGTAAGTTGGGCGTATCTTCAGCCGCTGAATATATTACCTTGCGATATGGAAACTGGGCATTAAATGTTTATACTTGGTTTAATATTTTGTACCGGCTGTTAGGTATGGCTGTCGCATTATATTCTTTAGCTATTGTTCTTCATGCGATTATTCCTGCAAATTGGGATGCTTTCTTTATCAATACGATTGGCATTAGTGCAGTTAACTTTATCATTATCTTTTGTGGAATCATTATTGTTGCCTATGCTATATTTGGAGGATTATGGGCCGTGTTGTTAACCGATGTATTACAATTTGTAATTCTGATGGTAGCAGTAATAGCAGTTATTCCATTGGGTTTTATGAAAATGGGAGGCATCTCAATATTTATACAGCAAGCTCCAGAGAAATTCTTTGCACCGGTAAATCATGAATTTACCTGGATATTTATGGCCGCTTGGGTCGTTATCCATATGTTTAAGATTGGTGGGGAATGGGCTTTTGTGCAACGTTTTATCTGTGTATCTAAAACTAAAGATGCAAAAAAAGCTACTTATTTGTTTGGTGCGTTATATTTCATCAGTCCTATTATTTGGATGTTGCCTCCTATGATGTACCGTATCATTGACCCATCTGCAAATTTTGAGCAAGCCTATGTGTTGGCCTGTAAATATGCACTACCGGAAGGTTTACTTGGATTAATGATTGCTTCTATGTTTGCTGCAACGGTTAGTATGATTGATTCTGAATTAAATGTTTATGCAGGTGTTTTAACCAAAGATTTTTATAAAAAGATATTTAAAAAAGCTACCGAAAAAAATCAGGTGGTTGTGGGTAGAATATTAACCCTTGTATTGGGGGCTTTAGTTACCTGGTTAGCTATTCTGGTTCCTCAAATGGGGGGAGCAGAAAATATTATCCTTTCTATTACAGCTCTGGTGGCCGGAATAACAGTATTACCTGTTGTTTGGGGAATGTTCTCTAAGAAGATTAACCAACAGGGAATTTTTATGGCCATATTAATAAGTGCAGCATTCATTATTCTTGCCAAATATGGTTTTTTGACTAGTGAAGGATGGTTTATTACGGATAATCCTTCTGGTATTTTTACTTGGATATTAAATTATGCACGTACCATTGAAGCTGTTTTGGGAGTAATCATACCTGTTGTTGTACTTTTGGCCATTGAGGCTTCTTTAAAAACGGGAAGCAAGCATTTTATTCCCATTAACGAACATTGTGAAGAAGGTGAGAACGGAGAGTCATCATTGTTTCCAGCTAAGATTATGGCTGTTTCAATTGGAAT comes from the Saccharicrinis fermentans DSM 9555 = JCM 21142 genome and includes:
- a CDS encoding RagB/SusD family nutrient uptake outer membrane protein; amino-acid sequence: MMRINIKHILLGFICSLCLVGCDFLDYEENSYLIEEDVFTDFSRTKNFLTDIYGRLPVDFGTIDGAIRGAGVDEAEHLYTTSGVQKYNDGSWSAINVVDSRWSEYYGAIRAANKFLINIQGQEFEEEKYNDGYPEMMKQFNNYPFEARFLRAFFYFELVKRYGDIPLYDDVLTEEEANQIGKSSFDDVIDFIVSECTDVAEVLPENYSSMPNGETGRATKGAALALKARALLYAASPLHNQNNDLSKWKEAAKAAKEVLDMSYELEPSYAGVVNNRSSKELIFERRQGNSRSFEVNNFPIGVQGGKTSTCPTQNLVDAYEMLNGDVFDWSNPLHANSPYANRDPRLTQTILYNGSIWKGKSIQTFKGGLNAPPLTNATVTGYYLKKYLIESIDIPPHVTPTNKEHVWVIFRLGEMYLNYAEAMNEAYGSPELDPDSYGMTALAAVNAIRERAMMPDFPAGMSQEEFRTRLRNERRVELAFEDHRFWDVRRWKVGEETKDIYGVEIEQDNYGIKTYTKVLIESRIFDDQMNLYPIPQQELFVNPKLLPQNAGWE
- a CDS encoding glycosyl hydrolase translates to MKQLLIIINAMLWLVFVSCEDTFVTGSDAFTFNEELVAVSDTATPQLIITEKKGVCITKKNAKWPIRVSMFKPFWHYSWGNEITEYDVEGVEFVPMFWGGNVSQTGIDRMLSYKQDGLIQYVLGFNEPDSKEQSNVSVDKALETWPLLESIGLPLGSPATVNPENDWMQEFMTRSGQLGYRVDFVCVHNYGGINAQTLLDKLERVYNLYGKPIWITEFAVADWGGGFTRRK
- a CDS encoding carbohydrate binding domain-containing protein; its protein translation is MKIVLPELEKRDYIHRYSWFSFGLNSAPGTCSALFDSDGNYTELGQYYANFTANEECGEGVEVPPLAPVGDNLLINGDFETGDLTGWSTVGDVKGESTYQINGTASVRMTGNSASDRQLSQKITLEGGKSYALTFTGRIHNGHGAEGIKVNDNGGELYAKIKIGEGKATTLITLTEDVATTKTVNFEVPEEEIEVTVIFMKNKDIAYVDDVEVILLDN
- a CDS encoding uracil-DNA glycosylase, whose translation is METLKEKIINCKACKLHKTRNHAIWGEGNYNAEIMVIGEAPGADEDRIGRPFVGKSGQLLDKIFEACGFTREHHIFISNIVKCRPPDNRIPTDEEVKKCFPLLLEQINIVNPKIIIPLGATALKHLFNNPDLKITKLRGTWMEWNTHLVMPVFHPSALLRNPNLKRNTWEDFKKIIDKYREVIDANHYSAHY
- a CDS encoding sodium:solute symporter family transporter, translated to MAFKDLIVFFLYILGNVGISIFLGKKIKDSDDFFAAGRQSSWWLSGLSAFMTMFSAGTFVVWGGIAFKAGFVAVTISMCLGISAMFVGYYLAGKWRKLGVSSAAEYITLRYGNWALNVYTWFNILYRLLGMAVALYSLAIVLHAIIPANWDAFFINTIGISAVNFIIIFCGIIIVAYAIFGGLWAVLLTDVLQFVILMVAVIAVIPLGFMKMGGISIFIQQAPEKFFAPVNHEFTWIFMAAWVVIHMFKIGGEWAFVQRFICVSKTKDAKKATYLFGALYFISPIIWMLPPMMYRIIDPSANFEQAYVLACKYALPEGLLGLMIASMFAATVSMIDSELNVYAGVLTKDFYKKIFKKATEKNQVVVGRILTLVLGALVTWLAILVPQMGGAENIILSITALVAGITVLPVVWGMFSKKINQQGIFMAILISAAFIILAKYGFLTSEGWFITDNPSGIFTWILNYARTIEAVLGVIIPVVVLLAIEASLKTGSKHFIPINEHCEEGENGESSLFPAKIMAVSIGILATIIALLAITATKDITSQWVLSISLYLISGGIWFSVKKKEKNRQTSVNCNN